The nucleotide sequence GCGCTGCGATGGCCCGGAATCATGAAGGCGCTCAAATGGAAGTACCCCTCGTCGAACGCGCGCTTGACGTCCGATAGGTCGCCGCGCTCCACCGCTCGCGCCACCACATTGTCGTATATGGCACGGGCGAGGCCGCGCGTGCCCACCACGCAGAGCACCTCACGACCAGCCGCGATGCGCTCGACGAGATCCGCCTGCTCGATCGTGCCGAGCGACTCGTAGGCAACCCGCCCGCCGAACGCCTCGTCGAACAAGTCGCGATGCTGCACGATCTCGCGCGGCTCGGCGCCGAAGGGCCACAGCCCCTCCAGCGCCGGCTGCGTGGCCGTGCACAGCACCATGCTCGAGCCGTAGCCCGCCGCAAGCTCCTCGAGCATGGCGAGCGAAGGCTTCAGCAGTTCGTCGGGGAGCGTCTGCGCCTCGTCGAGGATGATGACGCTTCGCGCCATGTTGTGCACCTTGCGGCTCTTGCCCGGCTTGTTCGAGAAGAGCGATTCGAACAGCTGCACGTTCGTCGTCACCACAATGGGCGCGTCCCAATTTTGGATGGCGAGACGCTGCCTGGCCTTCTCCTCGTCATCGAGGTCGCGGAAGTCGTAGTTGGAGTGGTGCTCCAGCACGTTCTCGGCGCCGAATATGGCTTTGAGCGTGGCGGCTGTCTGCTCGACGATGCTGGTATAGGGGATAGCCACGATGACACGCTCCATCCCCTGCTCAACCGCATGCCGCAACCCGAAAGCCATCGAGCTGAGCGTCTTGCCGCCGCCGGTCGGCACCGTCATGGTGTAGAGCCCGGAAGGCTGCACGGCGGTCGCGAGGCAGTCTTCGTACACCGAGCGCCGCGCACGGTTGACTGACGTGTCGCCCGCCTTTTCCATAAGCTCGGCCATGTGGCTCTCGAGCTTCGCGAGCAGCTCTTCCATGTTGGCGAGCTCGCGCGCCTCGCGCGCTTCCGAGGCTTCAGGCGTCATGAAGCGTTCGGTATCGAGGTAATCGCCATCGACCAAGCTGGAATACAGGAAGTGCTCGAGCACGAACATCGAGAACGCTTTTCTCGCTGTGCTTTCGAACGTTCGACCGGGGTGCATAGGGGCTCCAAGCCGGGCAGCATCGGGAAGGTTGATTTGCCCTGCCTCGACCAGCTCGAAGAAAGCATTGTAGGATTCGATCTCGCCGCCAAGGCGATCTTTGAGCGGCGACCGCAGCAATTTGCTATTTGA is from Gordonibacter urolithinfaciens and encodes:
- the cas3 gene encoding CRISPR-associated helicase Cas3', whose product is MPEYYAHTGSDLDDVSTWQTLSEHANEVARLAEAFAEKFGMGVWGRTLGLLHDAGKASVGFRRRLEGGKPVDHSTAGAKVAVGRYGVCGQFMAYALCGHHGGMPNGKIWSNPPSSNSKLLRSPLKDRLGGEIESYNAFFELVEAGQINLPDAARLGAPMHPGRTFESTARKAFSMFVLEHFLYSSLVDGDYLDTERFMTPEASEAREARELANMEELLAKLESHMAELMEKAGDTSVNRARRSVYEDCLATAVQPSGLYTMTVPTGGGKTLSSMAFGLRHAVEQGMERVIVAIPYTSIVEQTAATLKAIFGAENVLEHHSNYDFRDLDDEEKARQRLAIQNWDAPIVVTTNVQLFESLFSNKPGKSRKVHNMARSVIILDEAQTLPDELLKPSLAMLEELAAGYGSSMVLCTATQPALEGLWPFGAEPREIVQHRDLFDEAFGGRVAYESLGTIEQADLVERIAAGREVLCVVGTRGLARAIYDNVVARAVERGDLSDVKRAFDEGYFHLSAFMIPGHRSAMLERIRERLDRKERCVVVSTQLVEAGVDVDFPEVYRELAGLDSVVQAAGRCNREGRLPGAGTVRVFELSVDGERQKTETWLEKMKGIARDVVRENGGRVDEGLIPAFFQTRYGSECLDAKGIFQKTATKNLISDRFETMPFEQCALDYRIIQDDSVPVFVPWGAEGRALLKELLASENPAGMAMRLQRFSVGVPIWSIEGYKQADAVEELEPFLILKEDGCRSFYREDVGLVAAGEEVLELLSC